One Pleurocapsa sp. PCC 7327 DNA segment encodes these proteins:
- the crtB gene encoding 15-cis-phytoene synthase CrtB has product MLQLPKPTPPKKPLVSLSESYEFCRHMTAEYAKTFYLGSLLLPKEKRKAIWAIYAWCRRTDELVDGVKSESTTPTTLEQWEQQLELLFAGHPVDDMDVALTDTVKNFSIDIQPFRDMIAGQRMDLDRNRYETFEELKLYCYRVAGTVGLITNPIWGIGNSNSTVPWESQQKLYEPREEAIALGIAMQLTNILRDVGEDAQRGRIYLPLEDLRLFDYTEEDLMKGVIDDRWRALMRFQIQRARQYYHQAEKGIRYLDSRLPVWAALMLYQGILDAIERNQYDVFTKRAFVSKGEKILSLPVAWLRAQVL; this is encoded by the coding sequence ATGCTGCAATTGCCTAAACCAACCCCACCCAAAAAACCGCTAGTCTCCCTTTCTGAGTCCTACGAATTCTGCCGCCACATGACGGCAGAATACGCCAAGACGTTCTACCTTGGCTCTCTGTTGCTACCAAAAGAAAAACGCAAAGCCATTTGGGCTATTTATGCCTGGTGTCGTCGCACTGATGAATTGGTAGATGGCGTGAAGTCAGAGTCTACAACTCCAACAACTCTAGAACAATGGGAGCAACAACTTGAGTTACTGTTTGCAGGGCATCCTGTAGACGATATGGATGTAGCTTTAACCGACACGGTTAAAAATTTCTCTATCGATATTCAACCCTTTCGAGACATGATTGCGGGACAAAGGATGGACTTAGATCGCAATCGCTATGAAACCTTTGAAGAGCTTAAACTGTACTGTTATCGAGTAGCAGGAACAGTCGGATTAATTACTAATCCTATATGGGGAATCGGCAATAGCAATAGTACCGTTCCTTGGGAAAGTCAACAAAAACTTTATGAACCAAGAGAAGAAGCGATCGCGCTAGGAATTGCCATGCAATTGACTAATATTCTCCGAGATGTTGGAGAAGATGCTCAACGAGGTCGAATTTATCTCCCTCTCGAAGATTTAAGGCTCTTTGATTACACCGAAGAAGACTTAATGAAAGGCGTTATCGACGATCGCTGGCGTGCCTTAATGCGCTTTCAAATTCAACGGGCGAGACAATATTATCATCAAGCAGAAAAAGGAATTCGCTACTTAGATTCTCGTTTGCCCGTTTGGGCGGCTTTGATGCTCTATCAAGGCATTTTAGACGCGATCGAACGCAACCAGTACGATGTTTTCACCAAAAGAGCTTTTGTTTCTAAAGGAGAAAAAATTCTGTCGTTGCCTGTCGCTTGGTTGAGGGCACAAGTGCTTTAA
- the hrcA gene encoding heat-inducible transcriptional repressor HrcA — protein MIERPYLTERYQNILKATIQHYIATAEPVGSKTLVEEYNFSLSSATIRNALGRLEKEGLLYQPHTSAGRIPSDWGYRIYVDRLIVPDEKIGRKIEQLLNQQLNWEKWSYEALLQRATQILANLSGYIALITMPQTSPNQLRHLQLVRVSSSQVMLIIVTDSYQTQSVLMDTSNLGLEESQENLEGVEEELQILTNFLNSKLRRRSLTELVTLDWQEIDQEFTRYANFLKTLLKELSHRFHYSPLIPIMIHGVSEVLRQPEFSQLQQVQTLLHLLEEEQDRLLPIIFEFPESETLSRRVSIKIGSENPLESMRSCTLISAVYRQGDNPAGSVGIIGPTRMLYENIIPLVESTADYLSEALS, from the coding sequence ATGATCGAGCGACCATACTTAACAGAACGCTATCAAAATATTCTTAAAGCAACGATTCAACACTACATTGCTACGGCAGAACCTGTCGGCTCAAAAACCTTGGTTGAAGAGTACAATTTTAGCCTAAGTTCGGCGACAATTCGGAATGCGCTGGGACGATTAGAAAAAGAAGGTTTATTGTATCAACCTCACACTTCTGCCGGGCGAATTCCTTCGGATTGGGGATATCGAATTTATGTCGACAGACTGATTGTACCGGATGAGAAAATAGGACGGAAAATCGAACAACTGCTGAACCAACAATTAAATTGGGAGAAGTGGAGTTATGAGGCTCTTCTGCAAAGGGCGACGCAAATTCTCGCTAATTTAAGCGGTTATATTGCTTTAATTACTATGCCTCAAACGTCTCCCAATCAATTGCGTCACTTACAGCTCGTTCGAGTTTCTTCCTCTCAAGTAATGTTAATTATCGTCACGGATAGCTATCAAACTCAATCAGTTTTGATGGATACATCCAATCTGGGATTAGAAGAAAGCCAGGAAAATTTGGAAGGAGTCGAAGAAGAATTGCAAATTTTAACTAACTTTTTGAATAGTAAATTACGCAGGCGATCGCTGACAGAATTAGTGACTTTAGATTGGCAGGAAATCGATCAAGAATTTACGCGGTATGCTAATTTCCTAAAAACGTTATTAAAAGAATTAAGTCATCGCTTTCACTATTCTCCATTGATTCCAATTATGATTCATGGAGTTTCCGAAGTATTGCGACAGCCAGAATTCTCTCAACTGCAACAAGTGCAAACTTTATTGCACTTGTTAGAAGAGGAACAAGATCGACTTTTGCCGATTATTTTTGAATTCCCCGAATCAGAAACGCTCAGCAGGCGAGTTAGTATAAAAATCGGCTCGGAAAATCCGCTAGAATCGATGCGTTCTTGTACCTTAATTTCTGCCGTTTATCGACAGGGAGATAATCCAGCAGGTAGCGTGGGCATTATCGGTCCGACACGCATGCTTTATGAAAATATCATTCCTTTGGTCGAATCGACAGCCGACTATCTATCCGAGGCACTGAGTTAA
- a CDS encoding rhodanese-like domain-containing protein produces the protein MSQISVEELALRLAKRDSQLQLIDVREPEEVEIASLEGFEVLPLSQYEQWSQQIKTRFDPDVETLVMCHHGVRSAQMCQWLQNHGFTNVKNVAGGIDAYSLLVDPNVPRY, from the coding sequence ATGTCCCAAATTAGCGTTGAAGAATTGGCACTACGTCTTGCCAAACGAGATTCCCAATTGCAATTGATTGACGTGAGAGAACCCGAAGAAGTGGAAATAGCCTCTCTCGAAGGATTTGAGGTACTTCCTCTCAGTCAATACGAACAATGGTCACAACAAATTAAGACGCGCTTCGATCCCGATGTTGAAACGTTAGTAATGTGCCACCATGGCGTGCGTTCCGCTCAGATGTGCCAGTGGTTACAAAATCATGGCTTTACCAATGTTAAAAACGTTGCCGGCGGGATCGATGCCTATTCTCTTTTAGTCGATCCCAACGTGCCTCGATATTAG
- a CDS encoding DUF3352 domain-containing protein, giving the protein MKLRSFLLVLATVAVVLLAIAGGSLYWILAQSPLPLVKGGVTDQPTAAIFVPKQAPVMVSLLVNPDRLESFAQLTAYPKNRRRSRGEIEQVERSLLANTGLDYQKEIRPWIGDEITLSVTSLDFDRDPANGVRPGYLLVVRTKDPELAREFLQLSYSKQAIAGTFDLVFERYKGIDLIYKRPLQPPLKTSFLASAVVGDFVLFANDPKVLRDAINNVQVAALNLKNSPYYQEALQTILEPRIGVVYANLPAVSAWIANAPAPETPEVRQILTVALSLKSQGLVAQTALIGVAGAENQAPALAAPVGALAYVPGDAILTAAGTNLKQFWTQIETGLEPDSPLQQIFNQALNLLQEPLGINLPQEIFDWVRGEYSLALVPHPNGGEPDWIFIAEKTADANADEAIAHLDALAKEQGYSVGNLPLLDKTVTAWTKLSTSAGKGLDSLARLQATVSGVHTSVDKYEIFATSVEAMAKALQDAERSLVNSQKFQQAISALPTENDGYFYIDWNQSEPILDEKFPLVRVVELAVKPLFKNLRSLTISSQGSQNSIRRATIFFNLGVR; this is encoded by the coding sequence GTGAAACTTCGCTCTTTTTTGCTCGTTCTTGCCACCGTTGCCGTCGTGCTGTTAGCTATTGCTGGCGGGAGTTTGTATTGGATTTTGGCTCAAAGTCCGCTCCCTTTGGTCAAAGGAGGAGTGACAGACCAACCAACGGCGGCGATCTTCGTTCCCAAACAAGCCCCCGTAATGGTGTCGCTGTTGGTCAATCCCGATCGCCTGGAGTCCTTTGCACAATTAACCGCCTATCCCAAAAACCGACGGCGATCGCGCGGCGAGATAGAACAAGTAGAAAGAAGTTTATTAGCCAACACGGGTTTGGACTATCAAAAAGAAATTCGACCCTGGATTGGGGATGAAATCACCCTCTCGGTCACTTCTCTCGACTTCGATCGCGATCCGGCTAACGGAGTGCGACCGGGCTATTTACTCGTGGTGAGAACGAAAGATCCGGAACTGGCGCGGGAGTTCCTCCAATTATCCTATTCCAAACAGGCGATCGCGGGCACTTTCGATCTCGTTTTTGAACGATACAAAGGAATCGATCTCATTTACAAGCGACCCCTGCAACCCCCGCTAAAGACCAGTTTTCTTGCCAGTGCCGTCGTTGGCGATTTCGTTCTCTTTGCCAACGATCCCAAAGTGTTGCGAGATGCCATTAACAACGTTCAAGTAGCAGCTCTCAACTTAAAAAATTCTCCCTATTATCAGGAAGCTCTGCAAACCATCCTCGAACCTCGAATCGGCGTTGTCTACGCTAACCTTCCTGCCGTTTCTGCCTGGATCGCCAATGCTCCCGCGCCAGAAACCCCCGAAGTGCGACAGATACTTACGGTAGCCCTATCGCTGAAGTCCCAGGGATTGGTTGCTCAGACGGCACTTATCGGCGTAGCGGGAGCGGAAAACCAAGCGCCTGCGTTAGCCGCACCCGTGGGAGCTTTGGCATACGTCCCCGGCGACGCGATTTTGACGGCGGCGGGGACGAATTTAAAGCAGTTTTGGACGCAAATCGAGACGGGATTAGAACCCGATAGTCCACTTCAGCAAATTTTCAATCAAGCGCTTAACCTCCTGCAAGAACCTCTAGGAATTAATTTGCCTCAAGAAATTTTTGATTGGGTTCGAGGCGAATATAGCCTCGCTCTGGTACCGCACCCCAATGGAGGCGAACCGGATTGGATCTTTATTGCCGAGAAAACGGCCGATGCGAATGCTGACGAAGCGATCGCACATTTAGATGCGCTGGCAAAAGAACAAGGATATAGCGTTGGCAATTTGCCCCTACTAGATAAGACTGTCACTGCATGGACGAAACTATCGACTTCTGCTGGGAAAGGATTGGATAGTTTGGCGCGTTTGCAGGCAACGGTCAGCGGAGTCCATACGAGCGTCGATAAATACGAGATTTTTGCTACTTCTGTGGAAGCGATGGCAAAAGCCTTGCAAGATGCAGAACGTTCCCTAGTCAATAGCCAAAAATTTCAACAAGCAATTTCTGCCTTGCCAACCGAAAATGATGGTTATTTCTATATCGATTGGAATCAAAGCGAACCAATTCTCGACGAAAAATTTCCCCTGGTTCGCGTCGTTGAATTGGCTGTCAAACCGCTGTTTAAAAACTTGCGATCGCTCACGATTAGCAGTCAAGGCAGCCAAAATAGTATCCGTCGCGCGACTATCTTTTTTAATCTAGGAGTCAGGTAA
- a CDS encoding response regulator — protein MLKTKPVAIATANLGTPDRAKAKMVGATDYLTKPFSRLEFLKIFSKYSF, from the coding sequence TTGCTAAAGACGAAGCCAGTCGCGATCGCGACGGCAAATCTAGGAACTCCCGATCGCGCCAAAGCTAAGATGGTTGGAGCGACCGATTATCTGACGAAACCTTTTTCTCGTTTGGAGTTTCTCAAAATATTTTCTAAATACTCATTTTAA
- a CDS encoding DedA family protein: MSLELLSLDNIQEFASQYGYWAVFIGIALENMGIPIPGETITIVGGFLAGSGELNYWLVLASAIAGAVFGDNLGYWIGRSGGWQFLLQLGRFFNIHEHQLEKARKQFGLNAPRAVFFGRFVTLLRIFAGPMAGIAQMPYSQFLLCNFGGAAIWASIMVTLSFFCGRLIPLHQLVHGITQFGILALLLVVAWVTVTYWRGSRKLKQQAGG, translated from the coding sequence ATGTCATTAGAGCTTTTGTCGCTAGATAACATCCAGGAATTTGCAAGTCAATACGGTTATTGGGCTGTCTTTATTGGGATCGCTTTAGAAAATATGGGGATTCCCATTCCTGGCGAGACAATCACTATAGTTGGAGGCTTCTTAGCGGGGAGTGGGGAGTTAAACTACTGGCTTGTGCTGGCAAGCGCGATCGCAGGAGCGGTTTTTGGCGATAATTTAGGTTACTGGATCGGCAGGAGCGGTGGCTGGCAATTTTTATTGCAGTTGGGACGCTTTTTTAACATTCACGAACACCAACTAGAAAAAGCGAGAAAACAGTTCGGTCTCAACGCTCCTAGAGCCGTATTTTTCGGTCGATTTGTCACGTTGTTGCGGATTTTTGCCGGACCAATGGCGGGAATCGCTCAAATGCCCTACTCGCAATTTTTATTGTGTAATTTTGGTGGAGCTGCTATTTGGGCATCGATTATGGTAACTTTATCGTTTTTCTGCGGACGATTAATTCCTTTGCATCAATTGGTACATGGAATTACCCAATTTGGAATTCTGGCTCTGCTGTTGGTCGTAGCCTGGGTTACCGTAACCTATTGGCGAGGATCTCGCAAACTGAAACAACAGGCTGGAGGATGA
- a CDS encoding Ycf34 family protein, whose amino-acid sequence MCICVNCYFIDRCQTYHSVEHQHQQPHLTENPDFEPNEPTINVNIRTKGEYIEMEWDVVGCNSFLRETGKWAKLRPGEPIPT is encoded by the coding sequence ATGTGTATTTGTGTGAACTGCTACTTTATCGATCGCTGCCAAACTTACCACTCGGTAGAACATCAGCATCAACAACCCCATTTAACCGAAAATCCTGATTTCGAGCCAAACGAACCTACTATCAACGTCAATATTCGTACTAAAGGCGAATACATTGAAATGGAGTGGGATGTTGTCGGCTGCAACAGTTTCTTGCGCGAAACTGGCAAATGGGCAAAACTTCGCCCCGGCGAACCAATACCAACTTAA
- a CDS encoding CCA tRNA nucleotidyltransferase — protein MFWQKKLALLLGNHLPFSIDCLPPTACLVGGAVRDALLDRQRDYLDLDFVLPELAVEVARRIAEHYRAGFVVLDEQRRIARVVFKQGTVDFAQQEGDSLETDLRRRDFTINAIAYNPHRQELIDPLGGLVDLEQRKLRMVSQGNLKDDPLRLLRAYRQAAQLNFTIEATTRATIRQLAPLLGTIAAERVQNELGHLLAHPSRGNIWLAAAWEDGLLKPWLKNTTAEKLQQVERVERSADILPDLVNKPFSLSPETIEMAKLACLLASNPEEAEMELVKLKYSRAHIRTITTALKYLPQLQQNATSMSLREQYFFFLGVGDVFPTLALLAMAVGVDRDAIAMLANRYFDRSDPVAHPKPLVKGHDLIKHLGLASGPAIGKLLTELQIAYIEGKISTAGEALHLAKILLQSNNF, from the coding sequence ATGTTCTGGCAAAAAAAATTAGCGCTTTTACTTGGGAACCATTTGCCTTTCAGTATAGATTGTCTGCCGCCGACGGCTTGTCTGGTTGGTGGTGCGGTACGCGATGCGCTGCTAGATCGCCAAAGAGATTATTTGGACTTAGACTTTGTTTTGCCAGAATTAGCGGTAGAGGTGGCACGAAGAATTGCCGAGCACTATCGAGCTGGATTCGTCGTCCTAGACGAACAGCGTCGGATTGCTAGAGTAGTCTTTAAACAGGGGACGGTAGATTTTGCCCAGCAGGAAGGAGACAGCCTAGAAACCGATTTACGACGACGGGATTTTACCATTAATGCGATCGCTTACAATCCCCACCGACAGGAGTTAATCGATCCGCTAGGGGGATTAGTCGATCTAGAGCAAAGAAAGCTGAGAATGGTGTCGCAAGGCAATCTTAAAGACGATCCCCTGCGTTTATTACGAGCTTACCGCCAAGCTGCCCAACTGAATTTCACCATCGAAGCAACTACGAGAGCAACGATTCGTCAATTAGCGCCTCTGCTGGGCACAATAGCGGCAGAAAGGGTACAAAACGAGTTGGGGCATTTACTGGCTCATCCCAGCAGAGGAAATATTTGGTTGGCGGCAGCTTGGGAAGATGGGTTGCTCAAACCTTGGCTTAAAAATACAACGGCAGAAAAATTACAACAAGTCGAAAGGGTAGAACGGTCGGCTGACATCTTGCCAGATCTCGTTAATAAACCCTTTTCCCTATCTCCAGAAACCATCGAGATGGCAAAGCTTGCCTGCTTGTTGGCTTCTAATCCAGAAGAAGCCGAAATGGAGCTAGTTAAATTAAAGTACTCTCGCGCCCATATTCGGACGATTACAACGGCTTTAAAATATTTGCCTCAATTGCAGCAGAATGCTACTTCTATGAGCCTTAGAGAGCAATATTTTTTCTTCTTAGGCGTGGGAGACGTTTTTCCAACTTTAGCGTTGTTAGCCATGGCTGTAGGAGTCGATCGCGATGCAATTGCCATGCTAGCTAATCGCTATTTCGATAGGAGCGATCCCGTTGCTCATCCCAAGCCATTAGTTAAGGGTCACGACTTGATAAAACATCTTGGCCTTGCATCTGGTCCGGCGATCGGCAAATTACTCACTGAGCTGCAAATAGCCTACATCGAAGGCAAAATTTCCACGGCTGGAGAAGCATTGCATCTGGCTAAGATTCTCTTGCAATCTAACAATTTTTAG
- the hpsO gene encoding hormogonium polysaccharide biosynthesis glycosyltransferase HpsO yields the protein MRILVASHTYIVDLNCEKLRTLAHLEPGVEVTVVVPKRWQPGGVQNRIIETKAWSDRSFRVVPISNFSQNNQGLLTFGTDIIELLKQFRPQIIQVEQGAKSFAYAQLITLNRLLGLKAKNVFFTWWNLPYQSKFPVSVLENYNLAHTDGLVAGNLDAAEILRDRGYKKAVTVMPQLGVDERLFSRRLQPELASQLGIKSEEFVVGFVGRFVPEKGILTLVKALTGLQELPWKLLLLGRGSLKETIITEASKAGIQDRLIILESVPHHEVPCYINLMNVLVLPSETTDRFKTLTAAGWKEQFGHVLIEAMATKIPVIGSNSGEIPNVIGEAGLVFPEGNFEALRHCIRQIIERPELSQKLAWMGYKRVMENYTNKALAQQLLAFYKKLLVAREENL from the coding sequence ATGAGAATATTAGTAGCCAGCCATACCTATATCGTCGATCTTAATTGCGAAAAATTAAGAACTTTGGCGCACCTAGAACCAGGAGTTGAAGTAACTGTCGTTGTTCCGAAGCGATGGCAACCGGGTGGCGTTCAGAACCGAATTATTGAAACCAAAGCTTGGAGCGATCGCAGTTTTCGCGTCGTTCCTATCTCAAATTTCAGTCAAAATAATCAGGGATTGCTGACTTTTGGAACGGATATTATTGAATTACTAAAACAGTTTAGACCGCAAATTATTCAAGTCGAACAAGGAGCGAAATCCTTTGCCTATGCTCAATTAATTACACTCAATCGCTTGTTAGGATTGAAGGCAAAAAATGTTTTCTTTACTTGGTGGAATCTTCCCTATCAATCCAAATTTCCTGTCTCAGTTTTAGAAAATTACAATCTCGCTCATACTGATGGACTGGTTGCTGGCAATCTAGATGCTGCCGAGATTCTGCGGGATCGTGGCTATAAAAAAGCCGTAACAGTCATGCCTCAACTCGGAGTAGACGAACGGCTATTTTCTCGTCGTCTCCAACCCGAATTAGCTTCTCAATTAGGGATTAAATCTGAGGAATTTGTTGTTGGATTCGTAGGACGTTTCGTCCCAGAAAAAGGGATCTTAACGCTAGTTAAAGCCTTGACAGGTTTACAAGAATTGCCCTGGAAGCTGTTGTTATTAGGAAGAGGAAGTCTCAAAGAAACAATTATTACAGAGGCTAGCAAGGCAGGAATTCAAGACAGATTAATTATTCTAGAAAGTGTTCCTCACCATGAAGTTCCTTGCTATATTAATTTAATGAATGTGCTGGTTTTGCCATCAGAAACAACCGATCGATTTAAGACGCTAACGGCTGCTGGTTGGAAAGAACAATTCGGTCATGTTTTGATTGAGGCGATGGCAACTAAAATACCAGTAATCGGTTCTAATTCTGGGGAAATTCCTAATGTTATTGGCGAGGCAGGTTTAGTGTTTCCCGAAGGCAATTTTGAAGCATTACGCCATTGTATTCGGCAGATAATAGAACGCCCAGAATTGTCGCAGAAGTTAGCTTGGATGGGATATAAAAGAGTCATGGAAAACTATACTAATAAAGCTTTAGCTCAACAATTATTAGCTTTTTATAAAAAGCTTTTAGTAGCTAGAGAAGAAAATCTCTAA
- the pyk gene encoding pyruvate kinase — MKPLMHRTKIVATIGPASSSPEILKQMIQAGMNVARLNFSHGSYEEHARRVSLLRSVSQELETPITLLQDLQGPKIRVGELPDGSIPLNEGESLTLVPIAEFTEQPNTIPIDYPYLAQEAEPGAQVLLDDGLLELRIEKIQGNTLICQVIDGGILKSRKGVNLPSVDLRLPSMTQKDRADLEFGLSQGVDWVSLSFVRKAEDLRTLKEFLAAKGASDLPVIAKIEKPQAIANLEAILEECDGLMVARGDLGVEMSPEKVPMLQKRIIGMCNRKNIPVITATQMLDSMIRNARPTRAEASDVANAIVDGTDAVMLSGESAVGDFPVKSVEMLVKIANEVEKDIQFVNHPPAETDETHALSEALNAIDKILNLRYVVTFTTTGYTSRIAAGERPRAPIMAFTSNPKVYHRLNLIWGVMPILLEHEMESFEDLVEQAETYLIQQNLASVGDCILIMAGIPTQKPKGTNFLKIHKLGQ, encoded by the coding sequence ATGAAACCTCTAATGCACCGTACTAAGATTGTTGCTACTATTGGTCCGGCGAGTAGTTCTCCAGAAATCCTCAAGCAAATGATCCAAGCTGGGATGAATGTAGCGCGGTTAAATTTTTCTCATGGAAGCTATGAAGAACACGCCCGTAGGGTTTCGTTGCTGCGTTCCGTTTCTCAGGAGTTAGAGACTCCTATAACATTACTTCAAGATCTTCAGGGACCTAAAATCCGAGTAGGCGAACTGCCCGACGGTTCGATTCCCCTCAACGAGGGCGAGTCTCTCACCTTAGTTCCAATCGCCGAATTTACCGAGCAACCCAATACCATACCGATAGACTACCCCTATCTCGCCCAAGAAGCCGAACCAGGAGCGCAAGTATTGCTTGATGACGGTTTATTGGAATTAAGGATCGAAAAAATTCAAGGGAATACCCTTATTTGTCAAGTTATCGACGGGGGAATCCTTAAAAGTCGTAAAGGAGTGAATTTACCCAGCGTAGATTTGCGTCTACCGTCGATGACTCAAAAGGATAGAGCAGATCTCGAATTCGGACTATCTCAGGGAGTAGATTGGGTTTCCTTGAGTTTCGTTCGCAAAGCAGAAGATCTTCGCACGCTCAAAGAATTTTTGGCGGCAAAAGGAGCAAGTGACCTGCCCGTTATCGCCAAAATAGAAAAACCTCAGGCGATCGCAAACTTAGAAGCTATTCTAGAAGAGTGTGACGGCTTGATGGTGGCGCGGGGAGATTTGGGCGTAGAAATGAGTCCCGAAAAAGTGCCGATGTTGCAAAAGCGGATTATTGGGATGTGCAATCGCAAGAACATTCCAGTCATTACGGCAACGCAGATGCTCGATAGTATGATTCGCAATGCCCGCCCCACTCGCGCCGAAGCTAGCGATGTGGCTAATGCTATTGTGGACGGAACTGATGCTGTCATGCTATCAGGAGAGTCGGCAGTGGGCGATTTCCCGGTTAAATCGGTAGAAATGCTCGTCAAGATTGCCAATGAAGTCGAAAAAGACATTCAATTCGTCAATCATCCACCAGCAGAAACTGACGAAACCCACGCCTTGAGCGAAGCCCTCAACGCTATTGACAAAATTCTCAATCTGCGCTACGTGGTTACCTTCACCACTACAGGCTATACGTCTCGAATTGCTGCGGGAGAGCGCCCTAGAGCGCCAATAATGGCTTTTACGTCCAATCCCAAGGTATACCACCGCTTAAACCTGATTTGGGGAGTCATGCCTATCCTGCTCGAACACGAGATGGAGTCCTTTGAAGATTTGGTCGAGCAAGCTGAAACTTATTTAATTCAACAAAATTTAGCATCTGTTGGGGATTGCATTTTGATTATGGCAGGAATTCCCACACAAAAACCAAAAGGAACTAACTTTCTCAAAATTCACAAGCTTGGTCAGTAG
- a CDS encoding 2,3-bisphosphoglycerate-dependent phosphoglycerate mutase codes for MAKLILIRHGESIWNAANKFTGWVDVPLSRRGRAEATIASAKLRHYRVDVCFTSLLVRAMETAILCLTEYEEICGGKTPIFQHAADDPEWHGWDKYEGNPNEELPIFLSQALDERYYGQLQGLNKAQTAEKYGKEKVREWRRSYYTSPPGGESLKDTQKRVIPYFTSRILTHIKHGDTVLVAAHGNSLRAMIMKLENLSPEEVPNLELVTGVPIVYELDSEANVIDKAILN; via the coding sequence ATGGCAAAACTCATTCTCATCCGTCACGGTGAAAGTATCTGGAACGCTGCCAACAAATTTACAGGTTGGGTTGACGTTCCCTTAAGCAGGCGAGGTCGTGCAGAAGCAACGATTGCCTCCGCGAAATTAAGACACTACCGGGTAGATGTCTGCTTCACCAGTCTCTTAGTTCGGGCAATGGAAACGGCAATCCTCTGCCTGACTGAATATGAAGAAATCTGCGGTGGAAAGACTCCTATTTTTCAACACGCAGCAGACGACCCAGAATGGCACGGCTGGGATAAATATGAAGGCAATCCCAATGAAGAACTGCCCATTTTTCTCTCTCAGGCACTAGACGAACGCTATTACGGTCAGTTGCAAGGCTTGAATAAAGCCCAAACTGCCGAAAAGTATGGCAAAGAAAAAGTACGCGAGTGGCGGCGTTCCTACTATACCTCACCTCCAGGCGGAGAGAGTTTAAAGGATACGCAAAAACGAGTTATTCCTTACTTTACCAGTCGCATTCTCACCCATATCAAGCACGGCGATACAGTGCTAGTGGCGGCTCACGGCAATTCCTTGCGTGCCATGATTATGAAACTGGAAAATCTCAGTCCCGAAGAAGTCCCCAATCTCGAACTTGTTACTGGCGTTCCTATTGTCTACGAACTCGATTCTGAAGCGAATGTTATCGATAAAGCAATTTTGAATTAG